Part of the Mycobacteriales bacterium genome is shown below.
GGTGGAGGTCGCGGACGCGGCGCCGACGCTGGCGCCGCCGCGCGAGGCCGCGCCGGACGGCGAGTCCGGGCGCGGGCTGCTGCTGGTCTCCCGCCTCGCCCGCCGGTGGGGCGTCCGCCCCGAGGGCCGCGGCAAGGTCGTCTGGGCCGACCTGGCCGGCTAGTCCTCCTCGAACAGGAACGCCTGGCGCACGCCGGTGAGGTCCACGATCCGCGTGAGCGTGCGGCTCGGCTGCCGCACCACCAGCTTGCTGCCCTCCGCGGCCCACCGCCGGGCCCCCATGAGCAGCACGGCCAGCCCGCTCGAGTCGGCGAACGTCACCCCGCTGAGGTCCATGACGACGTCGGGGACCTCGTCGCGGTTGAGCAGCCCGAGGAACGTCTCCCGCAGGATCGGCGCGCTGCCGATGTCCAGCTCGCCGGAGACGTGCAGCACGGAGCAGCCCTCGTCGTAGACGACCCGGAGATCGGGGCGGGCACGCACGTCTGACCGTCTCCCTCGTCTGGGTCGAGGGGCCCCTGGGGCCGCCGGGAGGGAGAAGTCCTCACGGCTGCTGTCTCAACCGGCGTTCCCCCCGTTCTACGCGACGCGCAGGCGTGGCGCAAGCGTGGGATTTCGGCGGCATCCTGGCCGGTGGGACACTCTGTGCTTCCCAGGAGCGACGTTCGCGAGGAGTACGGGTGGCGCGGGAGTTCCGCAAG
Proteins encoded:
- a CDS encoding STAS domain-containing protein — encoded protein: MRARPDLRVVYDEGCSVLHVSGELDIGSAPILRETFLGLLNRDEVPDVVMDLSGVTFADSSGLAVLLMGARRWAAEGSKLVVRQPSRTLTRIVDLTGVRQAFLFEED